Proteins from a genomic interval of Zingiber officinale cultivar Zhangliang chromosome 1B, Zo_v1.1, whole genome shotgun sequence:
- the LOC121980271 gene encoding uncharacterized protein LOC121980271, with the protein MMGDGGVKQILAKPIQLADQVTKWVDDAHSFRQECMEMKAKTERLAGMLRQAARSELYERPARRIMNDTEQVLDKALALVLKCRANGFIRRIFTIIPAAAFKKMSTQLDNSVGDVSWLIRVSSSAGGSDDDIHLGLPPIAQNEPILFLIWEQIATLLTGSLDSRADAAASLVSLARDNERYGKLIIEEDGVGPLLRLIKEGRLEGQESAAHAIGLLARYPDSVEAMVLAGVCSTFAKVLKEGPMKVQAMVAWSVSELAASHPKCQDVFAQNNVVRLLVGHLAFETVQEHSKYTIPSKGLSIHSVVMANSTTSTEVSSDPVAAVPDTSDQPVVQHPAASQLQSANQNQMHSVIQSTMTTKTNKLPTNSNTHNLPAAGNGKHHPVSLAGASIKGREFEDPATKAYMKAMAAKALCQLCKGNPSVCKSVTESRALLCFSVLIEKSTDEVQYNSAMALMEICRVAEQDSDLRRSAFKPSSPAARAVVDQLLRIVHKADDDLLVPCIVALGCLSRTFRATETRIIAPLVKLLDETESIVAKEAAIALTKFASSDNYLHLDHSKAIIKTGGTKHLVQLVYFGEHLVQIAALILLCYIALHVPDSEALAQAEVLTVLEWASKQSYMVQDPTLDHLLPEAKVRLELYQARGSSRGYH; encoded by the coding sequence ATGATGGGCGATGGCGGAGTAAAGCAGATACTGGCGAAGCCAATCCAGTTGGCGGACCAGGTGACCAAGTGGGTGGACGACGCGCACTCGTTCCGGCAGGAGTGCATGGAGATGAAAGCAAAGACGGAGCGGTTGGCGGGGATGCTCCGGCAGGCGGCGCGGTCGGAACTCTACGAGCGGCCGGCCCGCCGCATCATGAACGACACCGAACAGGTGCTCGACAAGGCGCTTGCTCTCGTCCTCAAGTGCcgcgccaacggctttatccgccGCATTTTCACCATCATCCCCGCCGCCGCTTTCAAGAAGATGTCCACGCAGCTCGACAACTCCGTCGGCGACGTCTCCTGGCTCATCCGCGTCTCTTCCTCTGCCGGTGGCTCCGACGACGACATCCATCTTGGCCTTCCCCCCATCGCCCAGAACGAGCCTATTCTTTTCCTGATCTGGGAGCAGATTGCCACTCTCCTCACCGGCTCTCTGGATTCTCGTGCTGACGCCGCCGCCAGCCTCGTCTCCCTCGCCCGCGACAACGAACGCTACGGCAAGCTTATCATTGAGGAGGACGGCGTCGGTCCCCTCCTCCGTCTCATCAAGGAAGGGCGCCTCGAGGGTCAGGAGAGCGCCGCCCACGCCATCGGCCTCCTCGCCCGTTACCCCGACAGCGTCGAGGCGATGGTCCTCGCCGGCGTATGCTCTACTTTCGCGAAAGTCCTCAAGGAGGGCCCTATGAAGGTCCAGGCCATGGTCGCTTGGTCCGTGTCGGAGCTCGCCGCCAGCCACCCCAAGTGCCAGGATGTCTTCGCGCAGAACAACGTCGTCCGCCTTCTCGTAGGCCACTTGGCCTTCGAGACCGTGCAAGAGCACAGCAAGTACACCATCCCCTCCAAGGGGCTGTCCATCCATTCCGTCGTCATGGCTAATAGCACCACTTCCACCGAGGTCTCCAGTGACCCCGTTGCCGCCGTTCCTGACACATCTGACCAACCAGTCGTCCAACATCCCGCCGCCTCCCAACTGCAGAGCGCCAACCAAAACCAGATGCATTCCGTTATCCAGTCCACCATGACAACCAAAACCAACAAGCTCCCCACCAATTCCAACACCCACAACCTCCCAGCCGCCGGCAACGGCAAACACCACCCTGTCTCCTTGGCCGGCGCCAGCATCAAGGGGCGCGAGTTTGAGGACCCCGCCACTAAGGCCTACATGAAGGCCATGGCCGCCAAGGCCCTGTGTCAGCTCTGCAAGGGCAATCCCTCCGTCTGTAAAAGCGTCACCGAATCCAGAGCTCTCCTCTGCTTTTCAGTTCTCATCGAAAAAAGCACTGACGAGGTACAATATAATTCCGCTATGGCCTTAATGGAGATCTGTCGTGTCGCCGAGCAGGATTCCGACCTACGACGATCCGCCTTCAAGCCAAGTTCACCTGCAGCCCGTGCAGTGGTCGACCAACTCCTCAGGATAGTGCACAAAGCCGACGATGACCTCCTCGTGCCCTGCATTGTCGCTTTGGGCTGCTTGTCAAGGACCTTTCGGGCCACCGAAACCAGGATCATAGCCCCATTAGTGAAGTTACTCGATGAGACAGAGTCTATCGTTGCAAAAGAGGCTGCCATTGCCCTGACTAAATTTGCTTCTTCGGACAACTACCTTCACCTCGACCATTCCAAGGCAATCATCAAGACGGGAGGCACCAAACATCTAGTGCAGCTGGTTTACTTTGGCGAGCATTTGGTCCAGATTGCAGCACTGATATTGTTGTGCTACATCGCCCTCCATGTCCCTGATAGCGAGGCACTGGCGCAGGCTGAGGTGCTGACGGTGCTTGAGTGGGCTTCCAAGCAAAGCTACATGGTTCAGGATCCAACACTTGATCATTTGCTACCCGAAGCAAAGGTTCGTTTGGAGCTTTATCAAGCAAGGGGTAGTAGTAGAGGATACCATTAA